The Apis mellifera strain DH4 linkage group LG8, Amel_HAv3.1, whole genome shotgun sequence genome contains a region encoding:
- the LOC412391 gene encoding transient receptor potential cation channel trpm isoform X3, whose protein sequence is MHVYIKMAIGSIICGASTPKMKRKKAKATERSWIEATFQKRECSKFIPSADDEHKFMQVKGDKNAEYDVITTSRCCCGYSYTHHCRAGIDVQSYTLSNTKEKDREQWSPAKNTRPFPTDAYGTIEFQGGPHPTKAQYVRLAYDTRPEPIVHLLCREWNLGLPKLLITVHGGRSNFELQPTLKKVLRKGLLKAAKTTGAWIFTGGTNTGVTRQVGDALLLERSQRQGRVVSIGIAPWGILDKSHELVGRGGEVSYDCLSSPWSKYAVLNNRHAYFLLVDNGTGGRYGAEIVLRRRLEKYISNLKLQPYTHSSIPVVALVIEGGTNTIRSVLEYVTDVPPVPVVVCDGSGRAADLIAFMHKYASEGDGENGDIEGPLESMREHLLDTIKRTFKVSAEQASQLYSELLQCTRKKHLITVFRISQERPQELDQTILTALFKSKQLSPAEQLSLSLIWNRVDIARCEIFVYGQNWPPGALEQAMMQALQHDRIDFVKLLLENGVSMRKFLSIPRLEELYNTKEGPSNTLGYILRDVRPNIPRGYMYTLHDIGLVINKLMGGAYRSQYTRRRFRMIYTKVMKRSGAHPQHLHRNSCILGNTTRYYSGSGSKQDSLTMSLLAETLPANRDTPLFDYPFNELLIWAVLTKRQQMALLMWQHGEEALAKALVALKLYKAMAHEAAEDDLETEVYDELRSYGKEFENIALELLDFCYRQDDDQTKQLLTSELQNWSGQTCLSLAVTANHRPLLAHPCSQIILADLWMGGLRTRKNTNLKVVLGLICPFYIICLEFKSREELQLMPQTQEEHLIALEDEKEDSDSEHGIPTGPDVEKRQRRSLSVRNKSSSQQGAKALISNEHTTTIVKETIVQENGKVLTDNDDGIHRAYGIHSDYYDIKNSRPLRLRKKLYEFYTAPITKFWANAIAYMIFLVLFSYSILIHMDDHPSLAEIYAIAYICTLGCEKVREIATSEPATLSHKFSVWAWNMWNPCDAAAIIFFQIGLALRLRHSTLDVGRVIYCVDCIYWYLRILNILGVNKYFGPLVTMMGKMVKNMTYFVVLLIVVLLSFGVTRQAILNPNAEPKFRIIRDIFMEPYFMLYGEVYADNIDPDCGDEPGMIPCLPGRWITPAVMSIYLLIANILLINLLIAVFNNIFNEVNAVAHQVWMFQRFTVVMEYEQKPVLPPPLIVVCHIYLVVKYLLRYITQGKASSGETYDNGLKLFLEADDMERLYDFEEDCVEGYFREQELKLQMSTEERVKITTERVENMHSKIEDIDKKENTQNASLQAVEFRIRKLEELNEQTLAHLGVIHRFMATHMPNIEGLSNFDIEGRQRRVSERSEVLSETDSHTQLPTITAKRKRLVRSMTDATFLNLGPSLDDDIMKHSETIMSRENLSRNESSISGDGHIIQDDIKTTTSQETEFSKIDGERETIKKDSQSDSRETSREPSEEPSSKEPSTDPSRQTSRDLSRETSKDATSKEPSREASSEAPASEPIRQDSIERPIRQNSRTRSESDDIMILPSNIPRGVTWAEPRVAVIPSVSSTNTQRSILLAMRAEYTSITDELESYCGLLSPPRTPPISPPPSRVRNLSEMSNPEMAWQIENEHLRDAEECDYQQMEDLIQRRYIADDEPLHVSDEASGGSFFISNEHRHQLRRTSAIDEESRRPPPTISVTREIEQTLSRPPIRDSENSDPNDKNLSTVPAPASETMC, encoded by the exons GTTTATGCAAGTAAAAGGAGATAAGAATGCTGAATATGATGTGATTACCACTTCCAG aTGTTGTTGTGGATATTCTTATACTCATCACTGCAGAGCTGGCATAGATGTTCAAAGTTACACTCTTAGCAATACCAAAGAAAAAGATCGGGAACAATGGTCTCCCGCTAAAAATACGCGTCCATTTCCTACAGATGCATATGGTACCATTGAGTTTCAAGGTGGACCTCATCCAACTAAAGctcaa TATGTGAGACTTGCTTATGATACAAGACCGGAACCAATAGTACATTTATTGTGTCGAGAATGGAATTTGGGATTACCTAAACTACTCATAACTGTGCATGGTGGTCGTTCTAATTTCGAATTGCAGCCTActttgaaaaaagttttacGAAAAGGTTTATTAAAAGCTGCAAAGACAACTGGAGCATGGATATTTACAGGTGGAACCAATAcag GTGTAACCAGACAAGTTGGAGATGCTCTGCTATTAGAAAGATCTCAAAGGCAAGGTCGGGTTGTAAGCATTGGCATAGCGCCATGGggaattttagataaaagtcACGAACTTGTAGGCCGTGGAGGCGAAGTATCTTATGATTGCCTTTCATCTCCatg GTCTAAATATGCAGTTTTAAACAATCGCCatgcatattttttgttaGTTGATAACGGTACCGGTGGTCGATATGGTGCAGAAATTGTGTTACGTAgaagattagaaaaatatatttcaaatttaaaattacaaccat ataCACATAGCAGTATTCCTGTTGTGGCATTAGTCATTGAAGGAGGTACAAATACAATTCGGTCGGTTTTAGAATATGTCACAGACGTTCCACCTGTTCCTGTAGTAGTCTGTGATGGTTCAGGTCGTGCAGCTGATCTCATTGCTTTTATGCATAA atacgCATCTGAAGGAGATGGAGAAAACGGGGATATTGAGGGACCATTAGAAAGTATGAGAGAACATCTTTTAGATACAATAAAACGTACTTTCAAAGTATCTGCCGAACAAGCATCGCAATTGTACTCTGAATTATTGCAATGTACGCGTAAAAAGCACTTg ataacaGTATTTAGAATAAGTCAAGAGCGACCACAAGAACTCGATCAAACAATTTTGACAGCTTTATTTAAGTCTAAACAATTATCTCCAGCTGAACAACTATCGTTATCTTTAATTTGGAATAGAGTAGATATAGCACGTTGTGAAATATTTGTGTACGGACAAAATTGGCCACCAGGTGCTTTAGAGCAGGCAATGATGCAAGCTCTGCAACATGATCGCATTGATTTTGTGAAACTTCTTTTAGAAAATGGAGTCTCTATGcgcaaatttttatctataccTCGGctcgaagaattatataatacc AAAGAAGGTCCATCAAATACATTGGGTTACATTCTTCGCGACGTCCGACCAAATATTCCACGAGGTTATATGTATACTTTGCATGATATCGgtcttgtaataaataaattaatgggTGGAGCATATCGATCTCAATACACACGCAGAAGATTCCGTATGATCTATACTAAAGTAATGAAAAGATCTGGAGCACATCCTCAACATTTACATCGAAATAGCTGTATATTGGGTAACACTACTCGTTACTATTCAGGATCTGGTAGTAAACAAGATAGCTTAACGATGAGTTTGCTTGCTGAAACTTTGCCGGCTAATCGAGACACTCCGCTTTTTGATTATCCATTCAATGAATTGCTTATATGGGCTGTATTAACAAAACGTCAACAAATGGCTCTCTTAATGTGGCAACATGGGGAAGAAGCTTTGGCAAAAGCATTAGTTGCCCTTAAATTGTATAAAGCCATGGCACATGAGGCTGCTGAGGATGATCTTGAAACAGAAGTTTATGACGAATTACGAAGTTatggaaaagaatttgaaaatattg ctctggaattattagatttttgttATCGTCAGGATGACGATCAaacgaaacaattattaacatCTGAACTCCAAAATTGGTCTGGTCAAACGTGTCTTTCATTGGCAGTCACGGCTAATCATCGACCTTTATTAGCACATCCTTGTAGCCAAATCATTTTAGCTGATTTGTGGATGGGTGGTCTTCGTACGAGAAAAAacacaaatttaaaa gtcGTACTTGGATTGATTTgtccattttatataatatgtttggAATTTAAAAGTCGCGAGGAATTGCAATTGATGCCTCAAACTCAAGAAGAACATCTAATCGCTCTTGAAGATGAGAAAGAAGATAGTGATTCCGAACATGGTATACCAACAGGTCCAGATGTTgag AAACGTCAGCGCAGGAGCCTGAGCGTACGCAACAAATCCAGCAGCCAACAAGGCGCTAAG gCTTTAATTAGCAACGAACATACTACAACTATTGTGAAGGAAACAATTGTACAAGAAAATGGTAAAGTACTAACAGATAATGATGATGGAATTCATCGTGCATATGGTATTCATTCTGATTACTATGATATCAAGAATAGCAGGCCATTAAGATTgaggaaaaaattgtatgaattttatacagctccaattacaaaattttgggCGAATGct atagcatatatgatatttctaGTTCTCTTTTCATACTCTATTCTCATACACATGGATGATCATCCATCATTAGCAGAAATTTATGCAATTGCGTATATTTGCACATTAGGATGTGAAAAAGTACGCGAAATCGCAACATCTGAGCCAGCTACTCTTTCGCATAAATTTAGTGTATGGGCATGGAACATGTGGAATCCCTGTGATGCAGctgctattatattttttcaaattggtCTGGCTTTGCGCTTAAGACATTCTACTCTTGATGTCGGTCGTGTTATTTATTGTGTCGACTGTATTTATTGGTACTTACGAATATTAAACATCCTtggtgtaaataaatattttg gtCCTTTGGTTACAATGATGggaaaaatggtaaaaaatatGACATATTTTGTGGTGCTTTTAATAGTGGTATTATTGAGTTTTGGAGTTACTAGACAGGCAATTTTGAATCCTAATGCTGAAcccaaatttagaattattcgtGAT ATATTTATGGAaccatattttatgttatatggAGAAGTATATGCAGACAACATAGATCCTGATTGCGGAGACGAGCCAGGAATGATTCCATGCTTACCAGGCCGCTGGATTACACCAGCTGTAATgtctatttatcttttaattgcaaatatattattgataaatctttTGATTGCggtattcaataatattttcaatgaggTAAACGCGGTGGCGCACCAAGTTTGGATGTTCCAACGTTTTACTGTTGTTATGGAATATGAACAAAAACCAGTTTTACCCCCTCCACTCATTGTAGTTTGTCACATATATCTGGTGGTGAAATATTTGCTGCGATATATAACACAAGGAAAAGCAAGCAGTGGTGAAACATATGACAATGGATTGAAACTATTCTTAGAAGCAGATGACATGGAACGCCTCTATGACTTTGAGGAAGATTGTGTTGAAGGATATTTTCGTGAGCAAGAATTGAAATTGCAGATGTCTACAGAAGAACGTGTTAAAATTACTACAGAAAGAGTAGAGAATATGCATTCAAAGATCGAAGATAttgacaaaaaagaaaatactcaAAATGCTTCACTTcag gctGTAGAGTTTCGTATCCgcaaattagaagaattaaatgaaCAAACTTTGGCACACCTAGGAGTTATCCACCGATTCATGGCTACTCATATGCCCAATATAGAGggtttatcaaattttgatatagAAGGTCGTCAGCGTAGAGTATCAGAACGCTCAGAAGTTCTCTCAGAAACAGATTCTCATACACAACTACCGACTATCACAGCTAAACGCAAAAGATTAGTTCGGTCGATGACTGATGCCACATTTCTCAATTTAGGCCCATCATTAGATGATGATATAATGAAACATTCAGAAACTATTATGTCTCGTGAAAACTTGAGTAGAAATGAATCTTCTATAAGTGGAGATGGGCATATTATTCAAGATGATATAAAAACAACTACGAGCCAGGAAACTGAATTTAGCAAAATTGATGGTGAAAGAGAAACTATAAAAAAGGATTCACAATCGGATAGTAGAGAGACAAGCAGAGAACCAAGTGAAGAGCCAAGTAGTAAAGAACCAAGCACAGATCCAAGTAGACAAACAAGTAGAGATTTGAGTAGAGAAACTAGTAAAGATGCTACAAGCAAAGAACCAAGCAGAGAAGCTAGCAGTGAAGCACCAGCTTCAGAACCTATTAGACAAGATTCTATAGAACGACCTATCAGACAGAACAGTAGAACGCGTTCAGAATCAGATGACATAATGATATTGCCTTCCAATATACCAAGAGGTGTGACGTGGGCGGAACCGCGTGTTGCAGTGATTCCATCAGTGTCTTCAACAAATACGCAAAGATCTATTCTACTTGCTATGCGTGCTGAATATACAAGTATAACAGATGAGTTGGAAAGTTATTGTGGTCTTTTAAGTCCACCTCGAACACCGCCAATTTCTCCACCACCTTCAAGAGTTAGAAACTTGTCCGAAATGTCAAATCCTGAAATGGCTTGGCAAATTGAGAATGAACATTTACGTGATGCTGAGGAATGCGATTATCAACAAATGGAAGATTTGATACAAAGGAGATATATTGCAGATGATGAACCTTTGCATGTTTCGGATGAAGCTAGCGGTGGTTCATTCTTCATATCGAATGAACATAGACACCAACTTCGAAGAACTTCTGCCATCGATGAAGAGTCACGAAGACCTCCGCCTACTATTAGTGTGACCAGGGAAATTGAGCAAACGCTTTCAAGGCCACCAATCCGAGATTCGGAAAATTCAGATCCAAATGACAAGAATTTGAGCACGGTACCTGCTCCAGCATCAGAAACTATGTGTTAA
- the LOC412391 gene encoding transient receptor potential cation channel trpm isoform X5 yields MQFYVDMIDKTKSCRMATERSWIEATFQKRECSKFIPSADDEHKCCCGYSYTHHCRAGIDVQSYTLSNTKEKDREQWSPAKNTRPFPTDAYGTIEFQGGPHPTKAQYVRLAYDTRPEPIVHLLCREWNLGLPKLLITVHGGRSNFELQPTLKKVLRKGLLKAAKTTGAWIFTGGTNTGVTRQVGDALLLERSQRQGRVVSIGIAPWGILDKSHELVGRGGEVSYDCLSSPWSKYAVLNNRHAYFLLVDNGTGGRYGAEIVLRRRLEKYISNLKLQPYTHSSIPVVALVIEGGTNTIRSVLEYVTDVPPVPVVVCDGSGRAADLIAFMHKYASEGDGENGDIEGPLESMREHLLDTIKRTFKVSAEQASQLYSELLQCTRKKHLITVFRISQERPQELDQTILTALFKSKQLSPAEQLSLSLIWNRVDIARCEIFVYGQNWPPGALEQAMMQALQHDRIDFVKLLLENGVSMRKFLSIPRLEELYNTKEGPSNTLGYILRDVRPNIPRGYMYTLHDIGLVINKLMGGAYRSQYTRRRFRMIYTKVMKRSGAHPQHLHRNSCILGNTTRYYSGSGSKQDSLTMSLLAETLPANRDTPLFDYPFNELLIWAVLTKRQQMALLMWQHGEEALAKALVALKLYKAMAHEAAEDDLETEVYDELRSYGKEFENIALELLDFCYRQDDDQTKQLLTSELQNWSGQTCLSLAVTANHRPLLAHPCSQIILADLWMGGLRTRKNTNLKVVLGLICPFYIICLEFKSREELQLMPQTQEEHLIALEDEKEDSDSEHGIPTGPDVEKRQRRSLSVRNKSSSQQGAKLSSRKTSIYSVSESVPALISNEHTTTIVKETIVQENGKVLTDNDDGIHRAYGIHSDYYDIKNSRPLRLRKKLYEFYTAPITKFWANAIAYMIFLVLFSYSILIHMDDHPSLAEIYAIAYICTLGCEKVREIATSEPATLSHKFSVWAWNMWNPCDAAAIIFFQIGLALRLRHSTLDVGRVIYCVDCIYWYLRILNILGVNKYFGPLVTMMGKMVKNMTYFVVLLIVVLLSFGVTRQAILNPNAEPKFRIIRDIFMEPYFMLYGEVYADNIDPDCGDEPGMIPCLPGRWITPAVMSIYLLIANILLINLLIAVFNNIFNEVNAVAHQVWMFQRFTVVMEYEQKPVLPPPLIVVCHIYLVVKYLLRYITQGKASSGETYDNGLKLFLEADDMERLYDFEEDCVEGYFREQELKLQMSTEERVKITTERVENMHSKIEDIDKKENTQNASLQAVEFRIRKLEELNEQTLAHLGVIHRFMATHMPNIEGLSNFDIEGRQRRVSERSEVLSETDSHTQLPTITAKRKRLVRSMTDATFLNLGPSLDDDIMKHSETIMSRENLSRNESSISGDGHIIQDDIKTTTSQETEFSKIDGERETIKKDSQSDSRETSREPSEEPSSKEPSTDPSRQTSRDLSRETSKDATSKEPSREASSEAPASEPIRQDSIERPIRQNSRTRSESDDIMILPSNIPRGVTWAEPRVAVIPSVSSTNTQRSILLAMRAEYTSITDELESYCGLLSPPRTPPISPPPSRVRNLSEMSNPEMAWQIENEHLRDAEECDYQQMEDLIQRRYIADDEPLHVSDEASGGSFFISNEHRHQLRRTSAIDEESRRPPPTISVTREIEQTLSRPPIRDSENSDPNDKNLSTVPAPASETMC; encoded by the exons aTGTTGTTGTGGATATTCTTATACTCATCACTGCAGAGCTGGCATAGATGTTCAAAGTTACACTCTTAGCAATACCAAAGAAAAAGATCGGGAACAATGGTCTCCCGCTAAAAATACGCGTCCATTTCCTACAGATGCATATGGTACCATTGAGTTTCAAGGTGGACCTCATCCAACTAAAGctcaa TATGTGAGACTTGCTTATGATACAAGACCGGAACCAATAGTACATTTATTGTGTCGAGAATGGAATTTGGGATTACCTAAACTACTCATAACTGTGCATGGTGGTCGTTCTAATTTCGAATTGCAGCCTActttgaaaaaagttttacGAAAAGGTTTATTAAAAGCTGCAAAGACAACTGGAGCATGGATATTTACAGGTGGAACCAATAcag GTGTAACCAGACAAGTTGGAGATGCTCTGCTATTAGAAAGATCTCAAAGGCAAGGTCGGGTTGTAAGCATTGGCATAGCGCCATGGggaattttagataaaagtcACGAACTTGTAGGCCGTGGAGGCGAAGTATCTTATGATTGCCTTTCATCTCCatg GTCTAAATATGCAGTTTTAAACAATCGCCatgcatattttttgttaGTTGATAACGGTACCGGTGGTCGATATGGTGCAGAAATTGTGTTACGTAgaagattagaaaaatatatttcaaatttaaaattacaaccat ataCACATAGCAGTATTCCTGTTGTGGCATTAGTCATTGAAGGAGGTACAAATACAATTCGGTCGGTTTTAGAATATGTCACAGACGTTCCACCTGTTCCTGTAGTAGTCTGTGATGGTTCAGGTCGTGCAGCTGATCTCATTGCTTTTATGCATAA atacgCATCTGAAGGAGATGGAGAAAACGGGGATATTGAGGGACCATTAGAAAGTATGAGAGAACATCTTTTAGATACAATAAAACGTACTTTCAAAGTATCTGCCGAACAAGCATCGCAATTGTACTCTGAATTATTGCAATGTACGCGTAAAAAGCACTTg ataacaGTATTTAGAATAAGTCAAGAGCGACCACAAGAACTCGATCAAACAATTTTGACAGCTTTATTTAAGTCTAAACAATTATCTCCAGCTGAACAACTATCGTTATCTTTAATTTGGAATAGAGTAGATATAGCACGTTGTGAAATATTTGTGTACGGACAAAATTGGCCACCAGGTGCTTTAGAGCAGGCAATGATGCAAGCTCTGCAACATGATCGCATTGATTTTGTGAAACTTCTTTTAGAAAATGGAGTCTCTATGcgcaaatttttatctataccTCGGctcgaagaattatataatacc AAAGAAGGTCCATCAAATACATTGGGTTACATTCTTCGCGACGTCCGACCAAATATTCCACGAGGTTATATGTATACTTTGCATGATATCGgtcttgtaataaataaattaatgggTGGAGCATATCGATCTCAATACACACGCAGAAGATTCCGTATGATCTATACTAAAGTAATGAAAAGATCTGGAGCACATCCTCAACATTTACATCGAAATAGCTGTATATTGGGTAACACTACTCGTTACTATTCAGGATCTGGTAGTAAACAAGATAGCTTAACGATGAGTTTGCTTGCTGAAACTTTGCCGGCTAATCGAGACACTCCGCTTTTTGATTATCCATTCAATGAATTGCTTATATGGGCTGTATTAACAAAACGTCAACAAATGGCTCTCTTAATGTGGCAACATGGGGAAGAAGCTTTGGCAAAAGCATTAGTTGCCCTTAAATTGTATAAAGCCATGGCACATGAGGCTGCTGAGGATGATCTTGAAACAGAAGTTTATGACGAATTACGAAGTTatggaaaagaatttgaaaatattg ctctggaattattagatttttgttATCGTCAGGATGACGATCAaacgaaacaattattaacatCTGAACTCCAAAATTGGTCTGGTCAAACGTGTCTTTCATTGGCAGTCACGGCTAATCATCGACCTTTATTAGCACATCCTTGTAGCCAAATCATTTTAGCTGATTTGTGGATGGGTGGTCTTCGTACGAGAAAAAacacaaatttaaaa gtcGTACTTGGATTGATTTgtccattttatataatatgtttggAATTTAAAAGTCGCGAGGAATTGCAATTGATGCCTCAAACTCAAGAAGAACATCTAATCGCTCTTGAAGATGAGAAAGAAGATAGTGATTCCGAACATGGTATACCAACAGGTCCAGATGTTgag AAACGTCAGCGCAGGAGCCTGAGCGTACGCAACAAATCCAGCAGCCAACAAGGCGCTAAG TTATCATCAAGGAAAACTTCTATTTATTCAGTATCGGAATCCGTACCG gCTTTAATTAGCAACGAACATACTACAACTATTGTGAAGGAAACAATTGTACAAGAAAATGGTAAAGTACTAACAGATAATGATGATGGAATTCATCGTGCATATGGTATTCATTCTGATTACTATGATATCAAGAATAGCAGGCCATTAAGATTgaggaaaaaattgtatgaattttatacagctccaattacaaaattttgggCGAATGct atagcatatatgatatttctaGTTCTCTTTTCATACTCTATTCTCATACACATGGATGATCATCCATCATTAGCAGAAATTTATGCAATTGCGTATATTTGCACATTAGGATGTGAAAAAGTACGCGAAATCGCAACATCTGAGCCAGCTACTCTTTCGCATAAATTTAGTGTATGGGCATGGAACATGTGGAATCCCTGTGATGCAGctgctattatattttttcaaattggtCTGGCTTTGCGCTTAAGACATTCTACTCTTGATGTCGGTCGTGTTATTTATTGTGTCGACTGTATTTATTGGTACTTACGAATATTAAACATCCTtggtgtaaataaatattttg gtCCTTTGGTTACAATGATGggaaaaatggtaaaaaatatGACATATTTTGTGGTGCTTTTAATAGTGGTATTATTGAGTTTTGGAGTTACTAGACAGGCAATTTTGAATCCTAATGCTGAAcccaaatttagaattattcgtGAT ATATTTATGGAaccatattttatgttatatggAGAAGTATATGCAGACAACATAGATCCTGATTGCGGAGACGAGCCAGGAATGATTCCATGCTTACCAGGCCGCTGGATTACACCAGCTGTAATgtctatttatcttttaattgcaaatatattattgataaatctttTGATTGCggtattcaataatattttcaatgaggTAAACGCGGTGGCGCACCAAGTTTGGATGTTCCAACGTTTTACTGTTGTTATGGAATATGAACAAAAACCAGTTTTACCCCCTCCACTCATTGTAGTTTGTCACATATATCTGGTGGTGAAATATTTGCTGCGATATATAACACAAGGAAAAGCAAGCAGTGGTGAAACATATGACAATGGATTGAAACTATTCTTAGAAGCAGATGACATGGAACGCCTCTATGACTTTGAGGAAGATTGTGTTGAAGGATATTTTCGTGAGCAAGAATTGAAATTGCAGATGTCTACAGAAGAACGTGTTAAAATTACTACAGAAAGAGTAGAGAATATGCATTCAAAGATCGAAGATAttgacaaaaaagaaaatactcaAAATGCTTCACTTcag gctGTAGAGTTTCGTATCCgcaaattagaagaattaaatgaaCAAACTTTGGCACACCTAGGAGTTATCCACCGATTCATGGCTACTCATATGCCCAATATAGAGggtttatcaaattttgatatagAAGGTCGTCAGCGTAGAGTATCAGAACGCTCAGAAGTTCTCTCAGAAACAGATTCTCATACACAACTACCGACTATCACAGCTAAACGCAAAAGATTAGTTCGGTCGATGACTGATGCCACATTTCTCAATTTAGGCCCATCATTAGATGATGATATAATGAAACATTCAGAAACTATTATGTCTCGTGAAAACTTGAGTAGAAATGAATCTTCTATAAGTGGAGATGGGCATATTATTCAAGATGATATAAAAACAACTACGAGCCAGGAAACTGAATTTAGCAAAATTGATGGTGAAAGAGAAACTATAAAAAAGGATTCACAATCGGATAGTAGAGAGACAAGCAGAGAACCAAGTGAAGAGCCAAGTAGTAAAGAACCAAGCACAGATCCAAGTAGACAAACAAGTAGAGATTTGAGTAGAGAAACTAGTAAAGATGCTACAAGCAAAGAACCAAGCAGAGAAGCTAGCAGTGAAGCACCAGCTTCAGAACCTATTAGACAAGATTCTATAGAACGACCTATCAGACAGAACAGTAGAACGCGTTCAGAATCAGATGACATAATGATATTGCCTTCCAATATACCAAGAGGTGTGACGTGGGCGGAACCGCGTGTTGCAGTGATTCCATCAGTGTCTTCAACAAATACGCAAAGATCTATTCTACTTGCTATGCGTGCTGAATATACAAGTATAACAGATGAGTTGGAAAGTTATTGTGGTCTTTTAAGTCCACCTCGAACACCGCCAATTTCTCCACCACCTTCAAGAGTTAGAAACTTGTCCGAAATGTCAAATCCTGAAATGGCTTGGCAAATTGAGAATGAACATTTACGTGATGCTGAGGAATGCGATTATCAACAAATGGAAGATTTGATACAAAGGAGATATATTGCAGATGATGAACCTTTGCATGTTTCGGATGAAGCTAGCGGTGGTTCATTCTTCATATCGAATGAACATAGACACCAACTTCGAAGAACTTCTGCCATCGATGAAGAGTCACGAAGACCTCCGCCTACTATTAGTGTGACCAGGGAAATTGAGCAAACGCTTTCAAGGCCACCAATCCGAGATTCGGAAAATTCAGATCCAAATGACAAGAATTTGAGCACGGTACCTGCTCCAGCATCAGAAACTATGTGTTAA